Below is a window of Niabella agricola DNA.
CGGAATGACGGGAGTAAAATTATCGTCACGTTGACCAGACAGCACTTCGTCACGTCGACCAGAGCGGAGACGTCCCTACGAAATCCTCCTCTGTTTGTCAAATCTTTTTAATCCCGCTTTCACGACAATGCCCCGTAGAGATTCCTCCGCTGCGGCCGGAATGACGGGAATTATGACCTGGGTGCCTACCGGTCCTGCACCAGTGGGGTCGGAACGAAGGGAGTACGGAACGGCGGTATTAAAAAAAAAGCACCTGCAACATGTACAGGTGACCTTTCTATTGTAAAATGTTTTCTATAGCTTTTATTAAAACCGGATGGTTTCGCTGCCGGTATGAATTTCAAGGGTCTGTTTTTCGCTGGCTTCTACCCTGCCGATTACCTGTGCCTCCACACCCAATGCAGTTGCCACACCTATAATGGCATCCGCATCTTTTTCGTTGGTGTAAATCTCCAGCCGCGTACCCATATTAAATACCTGGTACATTTCACGGGCATCGGCACCACTGGCTTTTTGAATGATGTCAAATATTACCGGCGGGGTAAACAGGTTGTCTTTTACGATGGTTACCTGCTCCGGTACATATTTCATACACTTGGTTTGTCCGCCCCCGCTGCAATGGATGAGCCCGTTGATAGCCTCAAAATGCTCTTCCAGCAATACCTTCATTACCGGGGCAAAAGTGCGGGTGGGGCTCAGCAATAATTTCCCGATGGTGGTCGGGCTACCGTCTACCTCGATCGTATCCGTCATGCCATGGGGGCCGATGTATACCACCTCATCCGGCAGACCGGGCTCAAAGGTTTCGGGGTATTTTTTAGCGTATTCTTTTTTCAGTACATCGTGGCGGGCGCTGGTGAGGCCGTTGCTGGCTAGTCCGCTATTATATGCACTTTCGTAATTCGTTTTTCCAAAAGATGCCAGTCCTACAATTACATTCCCCGGCCGGATCTTTTCATTGGTGATGAGCTTTTTCCGGGGCCAGCGGGCCGTCATGGTACCATTCACCGCAATGGTACGCACCACATCGCCTACATCCGCCGTTTCTCCGCCCATATACGTAATGTCGATGCCAAACTTCCGCATGGTATCAAAAAACTCCTGGCTGCCGTTGATCACTTCCGAAAGTACTTCCGCCGGAATCACCGTTTTATTGCGGTCGATGGTGGAGGAAAAGGCCAGCTGATCATAGATACCCACGCATAAGAGATCGTCCAGGTTCATCACGATGGCATCCTGCGCGATGCCCCGCCATACGCTGGCATCGCCCGTTTCTTTCCAGTACAGGTAGGCCAGGATACTCTTGGTACCGGCCCCGTCTGCGTGCATCACATTTGCCCAATCGGCATCGCCTACCAGCACATCCGGGTAAATTTTGCAAAAAGCCTTTTCATAAAGCCCTTTGTCCAGTTTTTCTGTTGCAGCATGTACTTCTTCCTTTTGTGCAGAAACCCCTCTTTTGGAATACAACGACATCGATTGATCTTATTTTGTTAAGGCCGCTAAGATAAGACAGGTTTTGCTATTTGAGGTTTGAAGTTTGAAGTTTCGCCGCTAATTTTGCGCCTGATGCACATTCACAGGAATATTGAGGCGCTGCCTGCATTTAAAAATGCCGTTATCACCATCGGCACCTTCGACGGGGTGCACGAAGGCCATCGCAAAGTGATCCGTCAGCTTACCACCCAGGCCCGGGCTGTAAACGGCGAATCGGTCATCATTACCTTTCATCCCCACCCCCGCAAAGTGGTGAACTCCTCCATCCTGGGGCTGCGCCTGATCAATACGCTGGCAGAACGGATCGAATTGCTGGAATCCCTGGAAATCGATCACCTGGTGATCATCCCCTTTACGGAGGTGTTTGCTAACCAGCTCCCGGAGGACTATCTCTGCAATTTCCTGATCGAAAAGTTCCGGCCACATACCATTATCATCGGGTATGACCACCGTTTTGGGCGCGATCGTATGGGCGACTATAAGCTGCTGGAGCAACTTCAGGAAAAATACCATTACGCACTGCAGGAGATTCCCAAACATATCCTGGATAATATTTCTATCAGCTCTACCAAAATCCGCGAGGCCATCCTGAAGGGCGATACCACGACCACCAATCATTTACTGGGCTATGATTTCTTTTTTGAGGGGGAGGTGGTTCACGGTGACAAGCTGGGGCGCGAGCTGGGCTATCCTACCGCCAACCTGAAGATCACGGACGAAGAAAAGATCATCCCGGGCAATGGCATTTATGCGGTTTATGTTACCCTGGCCGGAAATCCCCGCCGCCTTAAAGGCATGATGAGCATTGGCCTGCGGCCTACGGTAAATGGAACCAAACGCACTGTGGAGGTGAATATTTTTGACTTTGATGCCTCCATTTACGGACAAACCCTGCGGGTATATGTAAAACAGTTCCTGCGGGAAGAAGTGCGTTTCGATTCGCTGGAAGCCCTGGTGAAGCAGATCGACCAGGATAAGGTGGATAGTCTGGCGGTGTTGTAAACCGGGGTCCGATCCTCGCTGAAGAGTTATAATTTCCTTATCGCAGCCGGTATGTAAACAATCAACAAGTGAACCAGGATTTCCTTTTGAGGTTGCGCCTCTTCTACCGGTCAATTCTATTAAGAACGATCATTTTCGCATAAATACTCCATCACCCGGCAATTGCTCTTATATGGGATCGATAAAAAAGAGTCGAGGCGCGGGACGGCGATATTCCTTAGATTGAAGCATCAAACGAAATTTGCAGTTGCAGCACAGTGATCATTCCATATCCTACAGCTGCATAAATCCCATGCCGATACCGGTGTACAGCACCGCATTCCTCCTCCGTTCATTTACCGATCAGATCAACGCTGCCCTCTAGCTCCGAGGACAAAAAACGGACAGGCGCGCGGTTGAGCAGGAATAAAAAATGGTGCCAATCCTGAAAGTTTTAGCACAGGGCCAAACATTTGCCCGCCTTAGAGGGAAAGATGATCAGTCGGCGCCCTACATCCACCTGCAAAAAATAGACAGACGACTGATAGGGTATCCACCGGCAGCGATACCCTATTTAACATTTTTGGCGTAATATTGATCACCGAAGAAATCCTGATATGTATTTTACCCGTTTGCCTGACCATGCTGCGCCCGGTTTTGATGAAGCCCTGCATTTCAGCCAGTTCAAAAAACACAATATCATTTTTAACGCCGTCAGCGGTAATAGTTTTTGTGATGATCATGTGGGCTGCCTCTCTCTTAAAACCGTACTCAGCGGCGAAGAATGCTATGGCATTGAGGGCCGGCAATTAACGGTTAAACCGGGGCAGGTCCTGATCTTAAACAACGACCAGCCCTATTCCTGCCGGATCAGCAGCCTTGAAAAGGTACACTGTGTTTCTGTTTTTTTTAAAAAAGAATTTGCCGCAGCCGTTATGTTCGACGCGCTGAATCCGGAAGAACGGTTACTGGAACACCCTTTTCCGGGCAAGGATGTCATTCCCGAATTTTTTCAGGCCTTAAACGCGATGACACCGGAACTGCAGGACCGGCTTTCTGCGCTCCTGGGAACGCTTGAGCGTGTGGGCTATGATGCAGCGATGACCGACGAGCATCTTATTTATTTACTACACTACCTGCTACGGTTACACCAACGGGAAACCCGCGAGCTGCAGCTGGTCAGCGCCCTCAAAAGCAGTACCAAAAAAGAAATTTACAGGCGCTTATGCATTGCCCGTGATCTCCTGCATGCTTCCTTTACCGAAGCGCTGGACCTGGACAGCATCGGCCGCCAGGCGTGCCTTTCTGTTCCTCAACTCGTGCGACAATTCCGGTCCGCTTTTCACTGCACCCTTATCAATACCTGATTCGGCTCCGCCTTGAGCATGCAGCGCAGCTGTTGCAGCAAACAACAGTGCCGGTACAGGAAATTACCTGGATCTGCGGCTTTGAAAATACCAGCGCGTTCAGCCGCGCATTCAGGAGCGTCTATGGCATCCAGCCATCAGTTTATCGCAGGCCGAAATAAATTGAGCATTTCTGCACAGTTGCGGCGCTTACGGCCGCTTACTTTCGCATCCGGCAAAGATTTTTATCGGCTTCGCATAGTTACTAAAAAACATGAAACGAATCTTATTCTTTCTGCTCTTCCTTTCATCATTGCACCCGGCGGCTCAGGAAACCGCCATTCCCCTGTATGAAAACAAGGTGCCCAATTCAAGAACGGCACCGGCGGATTATATAGAACAAACTGATAGTTCCGGACGCGTTACTTGTGTAACCCAACCGCCCTCATCCCCTTTTTTCCAAAAAAAGGAACCGCCAATGGTACTGCAGTGCTCATTTTCCCCGGGGGCGGATACTTTCTTTTGTCATTACCTGCCTGCGAAGAAATAGCCCGGGGGCTTAATAGGGCGGGCATCACTGCCTTTATCGTAAAATACCGCCTGCCTCATGACGCTATTATGGTGGATAAATCGACCGGCCCCTTACAGGATGCTCAGGCGGCCCTTCAGCTGGTGCGCAAACGAGCAGTAGAATGGGAACTGAACCCGGGAAAGATCGGTTTAATGGGGCTTTCAGCTGGCGGGCACCTGGCGTCTATGGCGGCTACGCAACTAAACCGGGTCCTGATCAGCAACAACGCTCAAATCAATCTCCGGCCCGATTTTTTGGCCCTGCTCTACCCGGTTATCGTGTATGACCCGGCGATTCCCCGAACCCGCGAAAACCTCATCGGCAAACATCCATCCCCGGAACTGCTAAAGCTGTACAGTACCGACCAGCATGTTTCTGCGAAAACGCCTCCCACGTTTTTGGTGCATGCGGCGGATGATGACGTAATTCCAGTAAAGAATACGCTGGCATTTTTCAATGCCTTATTGCGGCAGGGCGTAAAGACCGAAATGCATATCCTGCAATCCGGCGGTCATGGCTTTGCATTAACCGATCTTAACAGCGGGGATCAATGGTTTCGCCAGTTCAAAAGCTGGCTAACCGAAAACGGTTTTTAATGCCGGGGCTTTGCTTGGCGCGCGTGTTGCATAGTACTACGGTCGCAAAAGGCTTTGCAAAAATATGTCCTGAATATATTACCCATGTAGCATTGATGCCGGGCGGATCTGAAGGTCTTTTATCCTTCCAGCTCCATCAATTTCGTAAAAATGGCTTCATAATCTTTTTCCAGCCGCTGGTTCTCCTTGGTGGCAGCGGCATAATCCTGCTCGGCCTTTAAGAAGCGGTTGCGATCAGAATAGATCTGCGGATCGCCCAGGTCTTTTTCCAGCTGCGCCATCAGCGCTTTATTTTTACTCAGCGCCTCCTCCGTTTGCTGAAATAATTTTTGCTGGCGCTGGATCTCCTTTTTCAGTCCTTATTGATGGGGGCATTGCTTACCGGCGCGGTGTTGGAGGCGGTGCTGGTGTGGTTGCTGCTACAGCAGCGGGTTTCGATTTCTGTGCATTGGCTTCCCGCTTTTTCAGCGTCAGCTGTTTCCGCATCCGCTCGTTCCAGGCTACCATTCATCATAAGGGCCCTTAAATTCTTTGATCTTCCGTCTACGATTTCCCAGATCTTGTGGCGCTTTTGAAATAAAGTGCCGGTCGTGGCTTACCAGGAATCATCGTGCCTTCGTATCGGTTAAGAGCATTGATGAGCAGGTCCACACTGTGCATATCCAGGTGGTTTGTAGGCTCATCCAGCATCAGGAAATTGGCCTTGCTTACGATAGTCTTCGCCAGGGCCACGCGGGCTTTTCGCCCCCGCTGAGGATCCGGATCTTTTATCGGCATCATCGCCGCTGAATAAAAACAACCCAGCAGCGCCCGCAATTCCAGGTCCGTCATCTGGCTGCCGCAGCCCCGCATTTCATCCAGGATGGTATTTTCCAGGGTGAGGGCTTCCAGCTGGTGCTGGGCATAAAAGCTTTCTTCCACGTTTATGTCCCCATTTGCGGTTGCCGTTATAGGATTCCGCATCGGCATAATCCGCAGTAGGGTCGATTTTCCTTTACCGTTGGCCCCGATCAGTGCGATCTTATCGCCCCGCTCGATCTCCGCCTTGGCATCTTTCAGGATCACGTTGTCGCCAAATGCCTTCGACAATGGTCGAGTTCCACCGTACCCCCGCCCGGTACTTTATCACCCTAAAGTTAATGCGAAGATCGGGTCGCTCAATCGCCACATCCTCAATGCGTTCCAGCTTGTCGAGTTTTTTTCATAATGCTCTGTGCATGGCGGCCTTGCTGGCCTTGGCGCGGAAACGCTCCACCAGGCGCTCGTTCTGGCGGATATAGTCCTGCTGGTTCTCATAAGCTTTTTGCTGCATCTCGATGCGCACGGCTTTTTTCCTTTTCATAAAATTCGTAATTGCCGTTATAGAAATGCAGTTCGCGCTGGTAGAGCTCCACGATCTTGGTCACCATCCCGGTTGAGAAAAATTTATCGTGACTCACAATCACCACGGCACCCTGGTATGCTGCAGGTATTTTTCCAGCCATTCAATGGAAGGCAAATCGAGGTGGTTGGTGGGCTCATCCAGCAGCAGCAGGTCGGGCTTGGCCAGGATCATCTTGGCCAGCAGTACCCGCATCCGCCATCCCCCGCTGAATTCTTTATACGGACGGTTCAGGTCGGCATTGGAAAACCCCAGCCCCTGCAGCACTTCCTCGGTTTTATGCTGAATGTTATAGCCGCCCAGCAACTCCATTTCGTGGAGCTTGTCGGTGTATTCGAGCAGGGTCTTTTCGTCGCCGGTCTTTTCCAGCTCGGCACCCAGGGCTTCTATTTCTTTTCCAGCTGCAGCACTTTTTCAAAAGCGCTCATCGCCACCTGTAAAATGGAATCATTGGTATCAAAACTCAGGAGGTCCTGGTGCAGGTAGCCAATGGTGGTTTCCTTGCTGCGCTCCACGGTTCCTGCTGAAGGAGTGTATTGGTTCACAAATAATTTCAGCAGGGTGGATTTACCCGTGCCGTTATAACCGATCAGCCCGATGCGTTCATTGGGCTGTATATGCCAGGTAGCATCTTCTACAATGATCCTTGCACCAAATTCAAACGTAACATTCTGTAAGCCGATTAACATATCTCCCCTGATTTTTACCCTCTGTTAAAATAATTGATTGTTTATCAGTATTTTTGTTTTTCTGAAACCTGCAAATTTAATCAATACACACGAGTAAATCATACTATAAGTGATATGAAAAAGCTTTTAATGGTCCTTGCAGTGCTCATCGCTGCTTTCCTGGTTTATAAGATCTTTATAAAAAAAGACAAGCCTCCGAGGGAAAAACCGGTTCCCATTGCCGTAAGCAAACACAGTGATGTATTCAACCATTCCATGGAAGCCCTGCTGGCGGCTTATTACGTAATGACCGACGGGTTTGTAAACTGGGACAGTGCAGCCGTTGGAAAAGGGGCACAATCCCTCCAAACCGCCCTGGCGGATTTTAAAGTAGAGGAATTAAAAAAAGACAGTGCCATTTACCAGACGGCCCAATTCCCCCTGGAAACGGCAAAAACAAGCACGGCAGCCATTCTTGGTTCCCCGGACTGGACGGCTAAAAGGCATGCCCTGAATGACCTGTCTGATGCGCTGCGGATGTTGCTGCTGACGGTTAAATACGACCAGGCCCCGGCCTACTGGCAGGAATGTCCCATGGCTTTTGGCGAGGGGCAGCCGGGTAACTGGCTCAGCGGTAAGAATGAAGTGGTGAACCCATACCTGGGCAACAAGGATCCCAGGCATGGAAACACCATGCTCCATTGCGGTGAAAATAAAATGGTCATCGATTTTACCAAGTCCGATTCTACGCAAACAAAATAAATCGCTTATATTTGCACCCCCGAATAAAAACGGGCGCTCAAATAAATGACTCCTTAGCTCAGTTGGTAGAGCTACTGACTCTTAATCAGTAGGCCCAGGGTTCGAGTCCCTGAGGGGTCACGTTTCTTTTCAAGGGATTATGTATCACATAGTCCCTTTTTTATGCCCTTTTAGTGTGCCAATACTTCAAATCTCAAAATTTGCACAATAATATTTGCAGTTGACTGAATAATATTCAGTTGCATGGCTCTAAATTTTTCACAAACACAATTTCGGTAAATATCGAGCATACACTTAAAGGAAAATTTAAAGATGTAGTTAATCTGGTGCTACTGGAAGTTTTAATAATACGATGATTAGCACAACATTAGTGTTTGCTTTTGAGTTAATAAATTTTACAGAAACAAAACTATGAACCCCTCTTTCGATCACTGATGGTTGTCAGGCCAGCTTCTCCAAAAAGCTAATAGTTATCTAAACTCGATAGTTCGTACCGGGGTCAATCCTAAACTTAGCCCCAAAGCGGAAAAAATTTCGCTCCTCTTTCGGCAATTCACCCTCAAAGAAAAATACTTTTTATTTATAATTTCAAACAAATGTTCGTAATATTACAGCGAGAAATGTATTCGCGGCAGTAACCTGAACTACCACAAAGACAAGAGCGCGTATAAACCAAATGTGAGTGAAAACATAACACAACTGCCTAATGACGGAATATCCGACACAGCGTCTAAACCGGAGGCAGGAACCTAACAACAAAAATCAACACTATGAGATTATTTACATCGACATTTGCTATCCTTAAAAAATTGTCAAAAGGAATGCTGGTTATTATGGTTTTAAATTTTGCGGTTGTCACATATCTTTTAATGCTGAATTCCTGCAAAAAAAATCAGTATGAAAAAAGTTCTTCAGGAATTGCCGCCAACAAATTCCGATCGGCACTAAAGGAAAACAAACAAAAAATTTCAGCCCTATCATTTGGAAAAACCAGTTCAAATGGAACTACACCCGCCAGGCAGCACCTCCGCCTGAAACACCCACAGAGCCGATATACATAGAATATGGAAGTACATCTCCTAGTGGGTATGAGATTTATACTGTTACTTCAATTCAAGACCTTTCAGACTTGGTTTATAACACGGATGCCATAATTCAATATGAGCCTACGAGTACCAACTATGAGAATCAGATAAACATTCCTGTTACGACTCTGTTGGCAGCCCTTGCCCCCCTTATTCTTGAGGCCAGGCAATATCTTTATGCAAAAGGCTTTACTGAACAAGACATTCAGGACATGTTAATTGAGGCTAATGGAAGGGAAGAAGATTTAGTTCCTTTTGTAATGACATTGACGGACATTGAACAAAAACAACAAGAATCCAGTAATGTTGTAAAGAGCTATTTGAACTTTTTTACAAATACAGCGTCAGCTAAAGAACTTCAAGGATCTGATTACGTAAAATGCGCAATGACAGCAATTGGTGCAGATTTTCTTTGGGCTTTAGGCCAATCAACAGCTTTTGCATGGACGGTAGCGACGATGAAAACAGCCTTTAAGAAAGTTGCATCCAAGTTTTTAGGGCCGATAGGTGTTGCAATAGCTGTTGTAAGCTTTGGAGTATGTATAGCAAATGAAATTTATAATTAAAACCGGACCGATGAATTTGATGTACCTAATATTGTATCCTTTATCTGCTTTTTCAATTTATAAGAAAGTAAATGACATCAGACAAGCTTTAAAGGAAAAAAATAATTCCAAAGCAACGGCAAATTTTTTTCTATTAATAATCATGCTTTGTGTCCTTGGCGGAATAATCTGGCTTATCGAATCCAAATAGACGTTAGCAACTATTAGAAATTAAAAGATCGCTCTTAGGGGCGATCTTTTTGATGTTATGCATATCAAATGATTCAAAAAAAACTTTGCGGATCTCTTACCAGGGTATTGCTCCTGTTTCAGGATTATTTTCCTCGCTAAAAAATTTTCCTGTTGGACCATCATCACCAATAAGCGCATATTTTACGATCCGTTTCCCCGCATCTTCAACCGTTCCCGGTCCCCGATGCCCATTGAAATCGGTTTTTGTATACCCCGGGCAAACGGCATTTATTTTAAAGGGCGTGTTCTTAAACTCGTACGCTAACACCACGGTATACATATTTAAGGCCGCTTTGGAAGAAAGATATACCGCAGCTTTATAGTCGTAGTATTTATAGGTTGGATCGCTGTGGAGGGTAATGGAGCCCTGACTGGAACTGACGTTTACAATACGGGGCGCCGGCGCATTTTTCAATAAATCAATAAACGCCTGCGTAACGCGTACGGCGCCGTATACATTTGCATCATACACCGCCTTAAACTGGTCAACCGTCGAATTAAGAGCCGTTTGCGAATAACCACCATAAATCCCCGCATTATTAATAAGGATGTCTAACCCGTTTGTTTTATTACCTATTTTCTCACGGGCTTTACGTACCGATGCATCATCGGTAATGTCAAGTTGAATCGCTTCTACATTGCTGAATCCCTTCGCTTTTAATGTATCAGCGGCTTCAACACCATTTTCTAAATTCCGGCTGCCGAGGTAAACAAAGATTCCTTCCCGGGCCAGTTGCTGTGCCACTTCAAAACCAATGCTTTTGTTGGCTCCTGTTACTAATGCAAATTTCATGTTGTGTGAATTTTATAACGCAAAACTAGCAGGGCCTCCGGCAGCGGGAATGGACAAATCTGCTTATTCTCCCGACAAATCCTGCCTGGACAAAAATTCACTGGCGCTTTTCCCGGTGCTTTTTTTAAAAAGCCTTGAAAAATAATCGGGGTCATTAAACCCCAGCTCATAGGCCAGTTCTTTGACCGAAGTATTTGTATAGCGCAGTTTACGCTGAGCTTCCGCCATCAGGCGGTTGATAAAATAGTCTTTGGGGGATGTGCCGGCGTATTCTTTTACAATCCGGTACAAACTATTGGTGGATAAAGCTAGTTTTTCCGCAATGGCGTTGATGGAAGGCTGTTCTGTAAGAGCGGTTTCTACCTCCAATTTAAACTCGATAAACTTTGAAAGGTTCGGGTTTAAGATATGGACGGGTTCTTTGTTTTTAAAATAGGCACTGTTTAATTCCGACAGCAATGTGCCCAGGTACGCCAACAGGATCTCCGTGTCGGTGGCATGTTTGTTTATGTAAAGCAGCTGATTTAAAATTCCAAAAACCGTTGTTACCCGTTCTTTTGCGGCGCCGTCCAAAACGATGGTTGGTGTATGAAAAGGGTTTACGAGGAACGGGAATTGCTGTGGCAGCAAGGCCAATGTATTTTCATCAAACAGCAGCTTGAAATATTTAAGATCCGCTGTTTTAACCGGTGGCGTAAACAGCTGGTTGGGCATCGCAAAAAGCAGGTGCCCTTCCGTAAGCGTAAAGTCCCGGGCGTCTAGATGATAGGTAATGGAACCGCTTTCAATCAATACAATAAAATAGGAAGACAATCGGCGCGGTTCCAGCAGCTTCTTTTGCATATCAGCAGCAAGATATGGGTTGTCGTTTGAGCGGATCTTTATTCCCAGCCCCTCGTGCTGTAAACCCTCATTTTTCTCTTTTTGCTCTTGCATGTTCATTATTCAAAAATTTGACAGGTTGCGCCTTTGATAACCGCTAACCGGTGATCGAAGTACAAAACTCGCATTCTTTTGATACTTTATTATAACTTTTTTACTTTGAAGCCCGAGAGTTTATTGGTTGCTGAAGCATTCATTTCACAACTCCATCTCCTCCGGTAAGGAAGGCCTGCTACCCTGCGCTTTTTATGAAATACGCCCGCCCAACCGTTCTTTTTCCTGGAAAACCAGTAAATTTGGTTCAATGATCTGCTTTGCCAAAATACCGCTTATACCTCCTGCCTCCATTGCTGCAGAGCTGGCCGGCTACCCGTATCACTGGCAGTCACATTTTAATACCCTGCATTACCAGGGAGCATGGACCGTATTGCCCCTGCGTACACCGGGAGGAAAGGACAGCATTGTACCCGACCTGATGGGTGAACAAACCTATGCCGATACTACGCATATGCAGCATTTCCCTTCTGTTGAGTTGCTGCTGCGCTCCCTGAATTGTCCCGTACAGTCGGTACGTTTCCTGAATTTAAAAGCGGGCGCCGAGATCAAACCACACCGCGACCATGAACTGGCTTTTGAAATGGGGGAAGCGCGGCTCCATTTCCCCATTGTAACCAATCCGGACGTTGCATTCTTCGTAGAGGAAACCCGCCTGAATATGCAGCCGGGCGACTGTTGGTATATCAACGCCAATCTCACACACCAGGTCAGTAACAAAGGTAACACGGACCGGGTGCACCTGGTGATCGATTGCCTGGTCAACGATTGGCTGCGTGGGCTCTTCAGCCAGTCGGATCAGCACAGGAAAGAAGATCCGGTTGATACAGTAAAGCAACAGCAGGTTATTACGGCACTGCGCTTGCAAAACACCCCAACCGCAACACAACTTGCCAATCAAATGGAGCAGGAATTACGGATGCGTTGAGGTACATCATTGATTTCCGGGTTGAACCGTCCGCCATGCGGCTTTTTGAAATAATTGCAACAGACGGTCTTAAAATAGCCGGCACGCTCCTTTTCTTTTATGAAAAGACTGCTGACATACTATTGTCAGTCTCCTACCTTCCCTTTGCATTAAAACATACATTATGAATCTAGCATCTATCCGGATCATTACCACGGAAGTCAGGCCATTGGTTGAATTTTATGAAGCTGTTACCGGCGGGCAGTTTACCTTTTATACAGAAGATTTTGCGGAACTGAGCACCGCTTCCGGCACCCTGGCAATTGGAAGTACCCGCACGCTGGAGCTATTTGGCGGGCAGGCAGTGGCGGCAGCTGCCAGCAACCAGTCGGTTATTATTGAGTTTTATGTGGATGATGTAGATGAGCGATACCAGCTGTTGAGCGATCGGTCGTATAGCGGAATTGTGCAGGCGCCCACCACCATGCCCTGGGGTAACCGGTCCTTATTGTTCAGGGATCCGGATGGCAACCTGGTTAATTTTTTTACACCGGTGTCGGATGCGGCCAGGAAGCGGTTTGGTAAAGAAGTCTGAAGATGTGCTTAAACGGATATCCGCTCTGGACGCTCTAAATTCAGCCGGCTTCCGTATGCGGGACTACCGTTTTTGCTGCATATTCTTTCCGGAACCGGGTCAATGCCACCCCCTTCTGCTTTTTAAAATACTTGTTGAGATGACTTTCATCGGTAAAACCAAATTCCGTTGCAATTTCATTCACCCGCATATCACTAAATTTCAGCCGGTGCTCAATCAGGCGCAGCTTATATTGCGTAATAAAATGCTGCAGCGTTTCTCCCGAGCGCCGCTGAAAGTACTGGCCGATATACCCGGCGGAAACACCAAAGGCCTTCCCGATAGCTGCAGCCTTTAACTGCACCGGGTCAAAGATGTGGCCTTCAATATAATGAATGATATCCAGCAGTTTTTTATCTACATTTTCCGATGCGGCCGGCGGTCCCGCTTTCTCAATATTGCGCGCCGCGATCACGATCAGAGCGTTGACAAAATGTTTCACCACATCTTCCTGGTAAAGATCCGGATGCTCCAGGGTATGCAGCAGCGATGTGGCAATGGAGGTAACCAGCACATTATCGGCGGGCGTTCGCATAATGCAGCCTGTAAGATAACGGGCATAATAAAGGATGCACTCCATCTGGTTCATCTTTTTCCACTCAAAAGACCGGATGTAACTGCTGCTGAAACGTACCATAAGGAATTCTGTGGGCTGCTCCAGTTCAAAATGATGGACATCATCCGGCGTTAACAGGATCACGCTTCCCGGTCGGAATGCCGTGCGGTGTGCCCCCATCCCCAGACAGCCCTGCCCGCTCACTACGATACAGATCTGGAAAAAATGATTCTGAAAATCCACCGTAGATACGGCTTCCATGCGCTGGCGAACCACTTCAAGCGGTGT
It encodes the following:
- a CDS encoding alpha/beta hydrolase, coding for MCNPTALIPFFPKKGTANGTAVLIFPGGGYFLLSLPACEEIARGLNRAGITAFIVKYRLPHDAIMVDKSTGPLQDAQAALQLVRKRAVEWELNPGKIGLMGLSAGGHLASMAATQLNRVLISNNAQINLRPDFLALLYPVIVYDPAIPRTRENLIGKHPSPELLKLYSTDQHVSAKTPPTFLVHAADDDVIPVKNTLAFFNALLRQGVKTEMHILQSGGHGFALTDLNSGDQWFRQFKSWLTENGF
- a CDS encoding bifunctional riboflavin kinase/FAD synthetase; translated protein: MHIHRNIEALPAFKNAVITIGTFDGVHEGHRKVIRQLTTQARAVNGESVIITFHPHPRKVVNSSILGLRLINTLAERIELLESLEIDHLVIIPFTEVFANQLPEDYLCNFLIEKFRPHTIIIGYDHRFGRDRMGDYKLLEQLQEKYHYALQEIPKHILDNISISSTKIREAILKGDTTTTNHLLGYDFFFEGEVVHGDKLGRELGYPTANLKITDEEKIIPGNGIYAVYVTLAGNPRRLKGMMSIGLRPTVNGTKRTVEVNIFDFDASIYGQTLRVYVKQFLREEVRFDSLEALVKQIDQDKVDSLAVL
- a CDS encoding ATP-binding cassette domain-containing protein, producing the protein MLIGLQNVTFEFGARIIVEDATWHIQPNERIGLIGYNGTGKSTLLKLFVNQYTPSAGTVERSKETTIGYLHQDLLSFDTNDSILQVAMSAFEKVLQLEKK
- a CDS encoding SDR family oxidoreductase, yielding MKFALVTGANKSIGFEVAQQLAREGIFVYLGSRNLENGVEAADTLKAKGFSNVEAIQLDITDDASVRKAREKIGNKTNGLDILINNAGIYGGYSQTALNSTVDQFKAVYDANVYGAVRVTQAFIDLLKNAPAPRIVNVSSSQGSITLHSDPTYKYYDYKAAVYLSSKAALNMYTVVLAYEFKNTPFKINAVCPGYTKTDFNGHRGPGTVEDAGKRIVKYALIGDDGPTGKFFSEENNPETGAIPW
- a CDS encoding ATP-binding cassette domain-containing protein codes for the protein MSKAFGDNVILKDAKAEIERGDKIALIGANGKGKSTLLRIMPMRNPITATANGDINVEESFYAQHQLEALTLENTILDEMRGCGSQMTDLELRALLGCFYSAAMMPIKDPDPQRGRKARVALAKTIVSKANFLMLDEPTNHLDMHSVDLLINALNRYEGTMIPGKPRPALYFKSATRSGKS
- a CDS encoding AIR synthase related protein; amino-acid sequence: MSLYSKRGVSAQKEEVHAATEKLDKGLYEKAFCKIYPDVLVGDADWANVMHADGAGTKSILAYLYWKETGDASVWRGIAQDAIVMNLDDLLCVGIYDQLAFSSTIDRNKTVIPAEVLSEVINGSQEFFDTMRKFGIDITYMGGETADVGDVVRTIAVNGTMTARWPRKKLITNEKIRPGNVIVGLASFGKTNYESAYNSGLASNGLTSARHDVLKKEYAKKYPETFEPGLPDEVVYIGPHGMTDTIEVDGSPTTIGKLLLSPTRTFAPVMKVLLEEHFEAINGLIHCSGGGQTKCMKYVPEQVTIVKDNLFTPPVIFDIIQKASGADAREMYQVFNMGTRLEIYTNEKDADAIIGVATALGVEAQVIGRVEASEKQTLEIHTGSETIRF
- a CDS encoding ATP-binding cassette domain-containing protein is translated as MELLGGYNIQHKTEEVLQGLGFSNADLNRPYKEFSGGWRMRVLLAKMILAKPDLLLLDEPTNHLDLPSIEWLEKYLQHTRVPW
- a CDS encoding helix-turn-helix domain-containing protein; its protein translation is MPFCSSTRATIPVRFSLHPYQYLIRLRLEHAAQLLQQTTVPVQEITWICGFENTSAFSRAFRSVYGIQPSVYRRPK